In Bacillus cereus ATCC 14579, a single window of DNA contains:
- a CDS encoding GNAT family N-acetyltransferase, with the protein MDEERFTKLFKIDCGDIYLQEFTVKDAESIYNISNQPEIEKFLPDWKSMKEQRVNWVVNYEIPENKAFLHAVRTTTNIDDHILRLGIFKKTTNEFIGWCCTGMKEELSSPNREIMYAISNEHQNHGYATKATKGLIDFLFKETNLNVLNAIALINNVASNKVIEKCGFIYKSQQRIENQIYNHYILRKSEWIKI; encoded by the coding sequence ATGGATGAAGAGAGATTCACTAAGTTATTTAAAATAGATTGTGGAGATATATACCTACAAGAGTTTACGGTCAAAGATGCAGAGAGTATTTATAACATATCCAATCAACCGGAAATAGAAAAATTTTTACCGGACTGGAAATCGATGAAAGAACAAAGGGTTAATTGGGTTGTAAATTATGAAATACCAGAAAATAAAGCGTTTCTTCATGCAGTGAGAACTACGACTAACATAGATGATCACATATTAAGACTAGGAATATTTAAGAAAACCACAAATGAATTTATTGGATGGTGCTGCACAGGTATGAAAGAAGAACTCTCTTCACCAAACAGAGAGATAATGTATGCTATCTCAAATGAACATCAAAATCATGGCTATGCTACAAAAGCGACTAAAGGTTTAATTGACTTTTTGTTTAAAGAAACAAATTTAAATGTCCTTAACGCAATTGCTTTAATTAACAATGTAGCATCAAATAAAGTTATTGAAAAATGCGGGTTTATTTATAAGAGCCAACAGAGGATAGAAAATCAAATATATAATCATTATATATTGAGAAAATCTGAGTGGATAAAAATATAA